A genome region from Populus alba chromosome 3, ASM523922v2, whole genome shotgun sequence includes the following:
- the LOC140955437 gene encoding uncharacterized protein, translating into MQLRESIHNTKKFLHNTIQNLKSILFGGYHKLTKHGCFNPFSCGGDGNVKNYQTDQYYADFCNEWECDLEKAVKRKGNSLMASKEPVRDEDASNETDRNPANGPQRKKKGKEEKNKKIFRPKKAEEKSSKNMNESGYVLAQKMKELEMMDVSNVEHVLDVEEALHYYSRLKSPVYQDIVDKFFTNMYTEFSVPQASASINSSKRRIESIRL; encoded by the coding sequence ATGCAGCTAAGAGAATCCATTCATAACACCAAGAAGTTCCTTCACAATACCATCCAAAACCTCAAGTCTATCCTCTTTGGTGGGTACCACAAGCTAACCAAGCACGGTTGTTTCAACCCCTTCTCGTGCGGCGGCGACGGCAATGTGAAGAATTACCAGACAGATCAGTACTACGCAGATTTTTGCAACGAATGGGAGTGTGATCTGGAAAAGGCAGTGAAGAGAAAGGGCAATAGTTTAATGGCGTCAAAAGAGCCTGTGAGAGATGAAGATGCGAGTAATGAAACCGACAGGAACCCTGCCAATGGTCCgcagaggaagaaaaaaggaaaggaagagaagaataagAAGATTTTTCGTCCGAAGAAAGCAGAAGAAAAAAGCTCAAAGAACATGAATGAAAGCGGTTACGTCTTAGCACAGAAGATGAAGGAATTGGAAATGATGGATGTCAGCAATGTAGAACATGTTTTGGATGTAGAGGAGGCACTCCACTACTATTCTCGTCTCAAAAGTCCTGTGTACCAAGACATCGTCGACAAATTTTTCACCAACATGTATACAGAATTTTCTGTACCACAGGCGTCTGCCAGCATCAACAGTTCAAAGCGAAGAATCGAATCAATTAGGCTATAG
- the LOC118038094 gene encoding kinesin-like protein KIN-13B: MNNGMGRQRSHHQRQYSSSDNSNGMFLENGRWLQSAGLQHLQNNNTSSSSIPPLQDYNFYGGGGGGVGGQALRMYRNAQSSFNRGNEFYSEPTTPPVSSRPSSQRKNGEDSSNEFSPGLLDLHSFDTELLPELQVPGLYDGSSLFHPVRGRSFDDNDPYISSNKQTGRAPGLPDNNLLKSFAVDKEKTSSVAKIKVVVRKRPLNKKELAKNEEDIIDTHSNSMTVHETKLKVDLTEYVEKHEFVFDAVLNEEVSNDEVYHETVEPIVPIIFQRVKATCFAYGQTGSGKTYTMKPLPLKASRDILRLMHHTYRSQGFQLFVSFFEIYGGKLFDLLSDRKKLCMREDGKQQVCIVGLQEYKVSDVETIKDLIEKGNASRSTGTTGANEESSRSHAILQLAIKKSVDGNESKPPRLVGKLSFIDLAGSERGADTTDNDKQTRMEGAEINKSLLALKECIRALDNDKSHIPFRGSKLTEVLRDSFVGNSRTVMISCISPSSGSCEHTLNTLRYADRVKSLSKGNTSKKDVLSSTLNLKESTTVPLSSVLPVASAYEDDANDAWAEQDERDDFDASEEESYEQEKPIWKENGKLEPYNLSISEDKIQKPNGQTKWRDMPKSNLKNSHSDNDLNALLQEEEDLVNAHRKQVEETMNIVREEMNLLVEADQPGNQLDGYVTRLNAILSQKAAGILQLQNRLAHFQKRLKEHNVLVSSGY, translated from the exons ATGAACAACGGAATGGGAAGGCAGAGATCTCATCATCAAAGACAATACTCATCTTCTGATAACAGCAACGGAATGTTTTTGGAAAATGGAAGATGGCTTCAATCTGCTGGTCTTCAGCACCTTCAGAACAACAacacttcttcctcttctattcCTCctcttcag GACTATAATTTctatggtggtggtggaggaggagtaGGAGGGCAGGCATTGAGAATGTATCGCAATGCGCAAAGCAGTTTTAATAGGGGAAATGAATTTTATTCAGAGCCAACAACACCTCCTGTTAGTTCAAGGCCATCGAGCCAGAGGAAGAATGGCGAGGACTCTTCAAATGAGTTCAGTCCTGGCCTCTTAGATCTGCATTCTTTTGATACCGAGTTGCTACCCGAG TTGCAAGTTCCAGGACTCTACGATGGTTCTTCTCTGTTTCATCCTGTTCGAGGAAGAAGCTTTGATGACAATGACCCCTACATTTCAAGCAACAAACAAACTGGCAGAGCTCCTGGCTTGCCTGATAACAACCTCCTGAAAAGCTTTGCTGTAGACAAAGAGAAGACAAGTTCTGTTGCAAAGATCAAAGTTGTg GTGCGCAAGAGGCCATTGAATAAAAAGGAACTggcaaaaaatgaagaagatattATAGACACACACTCCAATTCTATGACGGTTCATGAGACTAAACTCAAG GTTGACTTAACAGAATATGTTGAGAAGCATGAATTTGTGTTTGATGCAGTGCTCAATGAGGAGGTCTCTAATGATGAA GTTTATCATGAGACAGTGGAGCCCATAGTTCCAATAATTTTTCAACGGGTCAAAGCAACTTGCTTTGCATATGGGCAAACAG GGAGTGGAAAAACCTATACTATGAAGCCTTTACCCCTCAAAGCATCACGAGATATTTTGAGGTTGATGCATCATACTTACAGGAGCCAAGGGTTTCAGCTATTTGTGAGCTTCTTCGAAATTTATGGTGGAAAACTGTTCGATCTCCTGAGTGATCGGAA AAAACTCTGCATGAGAGAGGATGGTAAGCAGCAGGTGTGCATTGTGGGTTTGCAAGAGTACAAAGTATCAGATGTGGAGACAATTAAGGACCTCATTGAGAAGGGAAATGCCTCAAGAAGTACTGGCACAACTGGTGCAAATGAAGAATCCTCCCGTTCACATGCCATACTCCAGCTTGCTATCAAGAAATCAGTTGATGGCAATGAATCAAAGCCTCCACGCCTTGTTGGAAAGCTCTCCTTCATAGATCTTGCAGGAAGTGAACGTGGTGCTGATACCACAGATAACGATAAACAAACGAG GATGGAAGGTGCAGAAATCAACAAGAGTTTACTTGCATTAAAGGAGTGCATCAGGGCTCTTGACAATGACAAGAGTCATATTCCTTTCAGAGGAAGCAAGTTAACTGAGGTTCTAAGGGATTCTTTCGTTGGCAATTCACGCACTGTTATGATATCATGCATTTCACCAAGCTCAGGATCATGTGAAcacactcttaataccttgagATATGCTGACAG AGTGAAGAGCCTCTCAAAAGGGAACACTTCCAAGAAGGATGTATTGTCCTCAACTTTAAACCTAAAGGAATCAACTACTGTGCCCTTGTCCTCTGTTTTACCAGTTGCATCCGCGTATGAGGACGATGCAAATGATGCATGGGCAGAACAAGATGAGAGAGATGATTTTGATGCATCAGAAGAAGAATCATATGAACAAGAGAAACCAATATGGAAGGAGAATGGGAAGCTAGAGCCATACAATCTTTCTATTTCAGAGGATAAAATACAGAAACCCAATGGTCAGACAAAGTGGAGGGATATGCCAAAATCTAATCTTAAAAACTCGCATTCAGATAATGACTTGAATGCATTGCTACAG GAAGAGGAGGATCTTGTAAATGCTCACAGAAAACAAGTGGAAGAGACTATGAACATTGTGAGAGAG GAGATGAACCTGCTGGTTGAAGCAGATCAACCAGGAAATCAGCTCGACGGTTATGTTACTAGATTGAATGCCATTCTTTCTCAGAAGGCTGCAGGTATCCTCCAGTTACAGAATCGTCTGGCACACTTCCAGAAGCGTTTGAAGGAGCATAATGTCTTAGTTTCTTCTGGCTACTAG
- the LOC118038085 gene encoding mitochondrial arginine transporter BAC2: protein MNEGEIIMDFWPEFIASSWGREFVAGGFGGIAGIISGYPLDTLRIRLQQSSSGSAFSILRRVMSSEGPAALYRGMGAPLASVTFQNAMVFQTYAILSRALDSSASANDPPSYKGVALGGLGTGAIQSIILSPVELIKIRLQLQNRSHANLQEAAVPKGPLGVAKSILKTEGLKGMYRGFVITVLRDAPAYGVYFWTYEYMREQFHPGCRKNGQESVRTMLTAGGLAGVASWLCCYPLDVVKTRLQAQSPSSQLKYRGILDCFSRSVKEDGYCVLWRGLGTAVARAFVVNGAVFASYETALRFLFNNGNIQAENTI, encoded by the exons ATGAATGAGGGTGAGATCATAATGGACTTTTGGCCAGAGTTTATTGCTAGCAGTTGGGGTAGGGAATTTGTGGCTGGTGGATTTGGTGGAATTGCTGGTATAATTTCTGGTTATCCTCTTGATACTCTACGTATCCGGCTACAACAATCCAGCTCTGGCTCTGCTTTCAGTATTCTTCGCCGAGTTATGAGCAGTGAAGGGCCTGCTGCGCTCTATAGAGGCATGGGTGCACCCCTAGCATCTGTCACCTTCCAG AATGCCATGGTTTTCCAGACCTATGCTATCCTCTCCAGAGCATTAGACTCATCCGCTTCAGCTAATGATCCTCCTTCTTACAAAGGTGTTGCTCTAGGAGGACTTGGTACTGGGGCTATACAGAGCATTATTCTTTCTCCTGTAGAACTGATAAAAATTCGCCTCCAGTTGCAGAACAGAAGCCATGCGAATCTCCAGGAGGCTGCTGTTCCCAAAGGTCCACTAGGTGTTGCCAAGAGCATACTGAAAACAGAAGGTCTAAAAGGAATGTACCGGGGTTTTGTGATCACAGTTCTGAGAGACGCACCTGCTTATGGTGTCTACTTCTGGACATATGAATACATGAGAGAGCAGTTCCACCCTGGCTGCAGAAAGAATGGTCAAGAAAGCGTACGAACCATGCTGACGGCAGGAGGCCTAGCAGGAGTTGCTAGCTGGCTCTGCTGCTATCCATTAGATGTTGTGAAAACCAGATTACAAGCTCAATCACCATCCTCCCAACTCAAGTATAGAGGCATTCTGGATTGCTTCAGCCGGAGTGTTAAAGAAGATGGTTACTGTGTTCTCTGGCGAGGTCTGGGGACTGCTGTTGCGAGAGCTTTTGTAGTTAATGGAGCTGTCTTTGCTTCTTACGAGACTGCGTTGCGGTTTCTATTCAACAATGGAAACATTCAGGCAGAGAACACCATCTAG